In Streptomyces qaidamensis, one DNA window encodes the following:
- a CDS encoding aminotransferase class I/II-fold pyridoxal phosphate-dependent enzyme, which translates to MYVVPDCSNPAGVSMSRQARTALLDAAGRLGLLLLEDNPYGVFSTVRRPTLKSLDTHRRVIYLGSFAKTAFPGARVGFVVADQLVAGADGRTPGLLADELAKVKSMVTVNTSSLSQAAVAGLLLQNGGGLRAANEAAARHYQSTIRCLRESLAAELPPGTPESAGV; encoded by the coding sequence CTGTACGTGGTGCCCGACTGCTCCAACCCCGCGGGTGTCAGCATGAGCCGTCAGGCTCGTACGGCCCTGCTGGACGCCGCGGGCCGACTCGGACTGCTGCTCCTGGAGGACAACCCCTACGGTGTGTTCAGCACGGTGCGGCGGCCGACACTCAAGTCCCTCGACACCCACCGGCGCGTCATCTACCTCGGTTCCTTCGCGAAGACCGCCTTCCCGGGCGCGCGCGTCGGGTTCGTGGTCGCCGACCAACTGGTGGCGGGCGCCGACGGCCGGACACCGGGGCTGCTCGCCGATGAGCTGGCCAAGGTCAAGAGCATGGTCACCGTCAACACCTCCAGCCTGAGCCAGGCAGCGGTCGCCGGGCTGCTTCTGCAGAACGGCGGCGGGCTGCGGGCGGCGAACGAGGCCGCGGCACGTCACTACCAGTCCACCATAAGGTGTCTGCGGGAGTCGCTCGCCGCCGAACTTCCCCCGGGGACACCGGAGTCGGCGGGGGTGTGA
- a CDS encoding MupA/Atu3671 family FMN-dependent luciferase-like monooxygenase translates to MDFSLLYFANRTADDAPAEYDLLFDSARFADRNGFTAVWLPERHFHPFGGAYPNPALAAAALAAQTERVRLRAGSVVAPLHDPLTVVEDWAFVDNLSRGRVDLALATGWNAHDFVLAPERYAARRAHTLDSLAEVRDLWAGRTVERTDGKGRQARVTTYPRPVQPDLDLWLTCSSHPAGFEQAGTLGLNVLTALLFQRVEDLVPRIRAYRAARERAGHDPATGRVTLMVHTFVGESDDAVREVVRAPFLEYLASSVDLWRDRWPELAAHSGPQLLDHAFERYFRTSALLGSVEKCVRFVERLREAGIHEVASLIDFGAPAPATLEALHRLGQVRHAFVN, encoded by the coding sequence ATGGATTTCAGCCTGTTGTACTTTGCGAACAGGACAGCGGACGACGCTCCGGCAGAGTACGACCTGCTCTTCGACAGCGCGCGCTTCGCCGATCGGAACGGTTTCACCGCGGTGTGGCTGCCCGAGCGGCACTTCCACCCGTTCGGGGGCGCCTACCCCAATCCGGCGCTGGCCGCGGCCGCCCTCGCGGCACAGACCGAACGGGTCCGGCTGCGGGCGGGCAGTGTCGTCGCCCCGCTCCACGACCCGCTGACCGTGGTGGAGGACTGGGCGTTCGTCGACAACCTCTCCCGCGGACGTGTCGACCTGGCCCTGGCCACCGGCTGGAACGCGCACGACTTCGTGCTGGCCCCGGAGCGCTACGCGGCCCGCCGCGCCCACACGCTGGACAGCCTGGCCGAGGTGCGGGACCTGTGGGCGGGCAGGACCGTCGAGCGCACCGACGGCAAGGGACGGCAGGCGCGGGTCACGACCTATCCGCGTCCCGTTCAGCCGGACCTGGACCTGTGGTTGACCTGCTCGTCGCACCCCGCGGGATTCGAGCAGGCCGGCACGCTCGGACTCAATGTGCTGACCGCTCTGCTCTTCCAGCGCGTGGAGGACCTGGTGCCGCGGATCCGCGCCTACCGTGCCGCGCGCGAGCGGGCCGGCCACGACCCGGCCACCGGCCGTGTGACGCTGATGGTGCACACCTTCGTCGGTGAGTCCGACGACGCGGTACGTGAGGTGGTGCGCGCCCCGTTCCTGGAGTACCTGGCGTCGTCCGTGGATCTGTGGCGGGACCGCTGGCCTGAGCTGGCTGCCCACAGCGGCCCTCAGCTCCTCGATCACGCCTTCGAGCGCTACTTCCGTACCTCGGCACTGCTCGGCTCGGTCGAGAAGTGCGTCCGCTTCGTCGAACGGCTGCGGGAGGCCGGTATCCACGAGGTGGCCTCGCTCATCGACTTCGGCGCGCCGGCCCCGGCCACCCTGGAGGCCCTGCACCGACTGGGCCAGGTGCGGCACGCCTTCGTCAACTGA
- a CDS encoding acyl carrier protein, which translates to MAHAQHSPETVRTWLITCFAGHVGLPAQEIDPGRPFSDYGLNSVGSVGLAADIEDHWGVVVTAEEMWEHPSIDALGLLIARKPADRPADALGSAN; encoded by the coding sequence ATGGCGCACGCCCAGCACTCGCCCGAGACCGTCCGGACCTGGCTCATCACCTGTTTCGCCGGTCATGTCGGGCTCCCGGCACAGGAAATCGACCCCGGGCGGCCGTTCTCGGACTACGGCCTGAACTCCGTCGGTTCCGTGGGTCTGGCCGCCGATATCGAGGACCACTGGGGCGTCGTCGTCACAGCCGAGGAAATGTGGGAACACCCGAGCATCGACGCACTCGGCCTCCTCATCGCACGGAAACCGGCGGACAGACCGGCCGACGCCCTGGGCAGCGCGAACTGA
- the hppD gene encoding 4-hydroxyphenylpyruvate dioxygenase — protein sequence MPPSAIAYAELYVTDDREASGFLIDSLGFVPLAVAGPATGDHDHRSTVLRSGEVTLVVTRALRPGTAVARHVEEHGDSIADLAFSCDDVQSCFDRAILAGATALQRPVPSLRGGQDTWFAAVSGFGDVRHTLIAATADRAGQLPSDRDWALLPAATGPAAPRPVLDHVAVCLEAGTLRRTAEFYEAAFDLPFYSSEYIEVGDKAMDSIVVRDAGGGITLTLIEPDDTRVPGKINRFLNVHNGPGVQHLAFLVDDIVGSVRALGDRGVTFLRTPGAYYDLLAERVVGMADAIADLRETNVLADRDEWGYLLQIFTRSPHPRDTLFYEYIQRNGARGFGSSNIKALYEAVEREREVAGR from the coding sequence ATGCCGCCAAGTGCCATCGCGTACGCCGAGCTGTACGTCACGGACGACCGGGAGGCCTCCGGCTTCCTCATCGACAGTCTCGGCTTCGTGCCCCTGGCCGTGGCGGGCCCCGCCACCGGTGACCACGACCACAGGTCGACCGTGCTGCGCAGCGGAGAGGTCACCCTCGTGGTCACCCGGGCGCTGCGGCCGGGAACCGCCGTCGCCCGGCACGTCGAGGAGCACGGCGACTCCATCGCCGACCTCGCGTTCAGCTGTGACGACGTCCAGTCCTGCTTCGACCGGGCCATCCTCGCCGGCGCCACGGCACTGCAGCGGCCGGTCCCTTCGCTCCGGGGCGGCCAGGACACCTGGTTCGCGGCGGTCTCCGGGTTCGGGGACGTCCGGCACACCCTGATCGCCGCGACCGCCGACCGGGCGGGGCAGCTGCCGTCCGACCGGGACTGGGCACTTCTGCCGGCCGCCACGGGCCCCGCGGCACCCCGGCCGGTCCTCGACCACGTGGCGGTCTGTCTCGAAGCCGGCACCCTGCGCCGCACCGCCGAGTTCTACGAGGCCGCCTTCGACCTGCCCTTCTACTCCTCCGAGTACATAGAGGTGGGCGACAAGGCGATGGACTCCATCGTGGTGCGCGATGCCGGGGGCGGCATCACCCTCACCCTCATCGAACCCGACGACACGCGGGTGCCGGGCAAGATCAACCGGTTCCTGAACGTGCACAACGGTCCGGGAGTCCAGCACCTGGCCTTCCTCGTGGACGACATCGTCGGCTCGGTCCGCGCGCTCGGCGACCGCGGTGTGACCTTTCTGCGCACCCCCGGCGCCTACTACGACCTTCTCGCCGAGCGCGTCGTCGGCATGGCCGACGCCATCGCCGACCTGCGCGAGACCAACGTCCTGGCGGACCGCGACGAGTGGGGCTATCTGCTGCAGATCTTCACCCGCTCGCCCCACCCGCGCGACACCCTCTTCTACGAGTACATCCAGCGCAACGGCGCACGAGGTTTCGGCAGTTCCAACATCAAGGCGCTTTACGAGGCCGTCGAGAGGGAGCGGGAAGTGGCCGGTCGATGA
- a CDS encoding HAD-IC family P-type ATPase, protein MKKQLDESGGSAAVARGTGGTPPSGTLVDGPAGLTSAQVAERVAARRVNDVPTRSSRSIGEIVRSNLFTRINAIIGVLFVIIMIVGPVQDGLFGGVILANTLIGIIQEVRAKRTLDQLAIVGESRPRVWRDGRRVTLRASEIVMDDVIELGQGDKIVVDGTVTTAENLEVDESLLTGEADPVVKRPGDAVMSGSFVVAGSGAFTATRVGREAYASQLAEEARRFSLVNSELRNGIDRILKFVTYAIIPAGISLIITQFMVNDDDLPEAIRRMVGGLVPMVPEGLVLLTSLAFAVGVVRLGKKQCLVQELPAIEGLARVDTVCLDKTGTLTEASMDIDEILPLLPTVPAAEVLGALGAADERPNSSLQAIIEAYPAPEGWQRTATAPFSSARRWSGAAFTEPSGAESTWLLGAPDTMLPAGHSVLTAADSYGARGLRVLLLARSSRPLEELLDDPVTVPDAVTPAALVVIKQRIRQEAPATLRYFADQGVSAKVISGDNAVSVGAVASSLSLPGADSPVDARFLPEHPEELADAVEQNAIFGRVGPQQKRDMVGALQSRGHTVAMTGDGVNDVLALKDADIGVGMGSGSPATRAVAQIVLLNNNFAALPSVVAEGRRVIGNIERVANLFLTKTVYSVLMAIVIVIAQVPYPFLPRHITLVGSLTIGVPAFFLALAPNSERARSNFVGRVLRFAIPAGALAATATSVAYLFARSVYDDNLDAETSAATLALFLTALWALAIIARPYTWWRILLVLTMAVSFAVVLVVPYLQEFFQLKLVGVAAPWTAVACAAVAGLVLEFVWARMRRRSADD, encoded by the coding sequence ATGAAGAAGCAGTTGGACGAGTCCGGCGGCTCCGCCGCCGTGGCCCGGGGCACCGGCGGCACCCCGCCGTCCGGGACGCTCGTCGACGGGCCCGCCGGGCTGACGTCGGCCCAGGTCGCCGAGCGCGTCGCCGCCCGCCGCGTCAATGACGTGCCGACCCGGTCGAGCCGCAGCATCGGCGAGATCGTCCGGAGCAACCTGTTCACTCGCATCAACGCCATCATCGGCGTGCTGTTCGTCATCATCATGATCGTCGGCCCGGTGCAGGACGGCCTGTTCGGCGGCGTCATCCTCGCCAACACACTGATCGGCATCATCCAGGAGGTGCGCGCGAAGCGAACCCTCGACCAGCTCGCGATCGTCGGCGAGAGCCGTCCGCGCGTCTGGCGCGACGGGCGGCGGGTCACGCTCAGGGCCTCCGAGATCGTCATGGACGACGTCATCGAGCTGGGCCAGGGCGACAAGATCGTGGTGGACGGCACGGTCACCACAGCCGAGAACCTGGAAGTCGACGAATCGCTGCTCACGGGCGAGGCGGATCCGGTCGTCAAGCGTCCCGGCGACGCGGTGATGTCCGGCAGCTTCGTGGTGGCCGGGTCCGGTGCCTTCACCGCCACCCGGGTGGGACGGGAGGCGTACGCGTCCCAGCTCGCCGAGGAGGCCCGGCGCTTCAGCCTCGTCAACTCCGAGCTGCGCAACGGCATCGACCGGATCCTGAAGTTCGTCACCTACGCGATCATCCCGGCGGGCATCTCGCTGATCATCACCCAGTTCATGGTGAACGACGACGATCTGCCCGAGGCGATCCGCCGCATGGTGGGCGGCCTCGTACCCATGGTCCCCGAGGGGCTCGTCCTGCTGACCTCGCTCGCCTTCGCAGTCGGCGTGGTCCGGCTCGGCAAGAAGCAGTGCCTGGTCCAGGAGCTTCCCGCCATCGAGGGCCTGGCCCGGGTGGACACCGTGTGCCTGGACAAGACGGGAACCCTCACCGAGGCGTCCATGGACATCGACGAAATCCTTCCGCTGCTGCCGACCGTGCCCGCGGCGGAGGTACTCGGTGCTCTCGGCGCGGCCGACGAACGCCCCAACTCCAGCCTGCAGGCGATCATCGAGGCCTACCCCGCCCCCGAGGGCTGGCAGCGAACCGCGACCGCACCGTTCTCCTCGGCCCGGCGATGGAGCGGCGCCGCGTTCACAGAGCCCTCCGGTGCGGAATCGACCTGGCTGCTCGGCGCGCCCGACACCATGCTGCCGGCCGGGCACTCCGTGCTCACCGCCGCGGACTCGTACGGCGCGCGGGGCCTGCGCGTCCTGCTCTTGGCGCGCAGCTCACGGCCGCTGGAGGAGCTCCTGGACGACCCGGTGACCGTGCCCGACGCGGTCACGCCCGCCGCGCTCGTCGTCATCAAGCAGCGCATCCGGCAGGAGGCGCCCGCCACCCTGCGGTACTTCGCCGACCAGGGCGTCTCGGCCAAGGTGATCTCGGGCGACAACGCGGTGTCCGTCGGAGCCGTCGCCTCGAGCCTGTCCCTGCCCGGCGCGGACAGCCCGGTGGACGCCCGGTTCCTCCCGGAGCACCCGGAGGAACTGGCCGACGCCGTCGAGCAGAACGCCATCTTCGGGCGGGTCGGGCCCCAGCAGAAGCGGGACATGGTGGGCGCCCTGCAGTCCCGGGGCCACACCGTGGCGATGACCGGCGACGGCGTCAACGACGTTCTCGCGCTCAAGGACGCCGACATCGGCGTGGGGATGGGCTCGGGCAGCCCGGCCACCCGGGCCGTGGCGCAGATCGTGCTGCTCAACAACAACTTCGCCGCGCTGCCTTCGGTGGTCGCGGAGGGCCGCAGGGTCATCGGCAACATCGAGCGCGTGGCCAACCTGTTCCTCACCAAGACGGTGTACTCGGTGCTGATGGCCATCGTCATCGTGATCGCCCAGGTGCCGTACCCCTTCCTGCCGCGCCACATCACCCTGGTCGGCTCCCTCACCATCGGTGTCCCCGCGTTCTTCCTGGCGCTGGCCCCCAACTCGGAGCGCGCCAGGTCGAACTTCGTGGGGCGCGTCCTGCGGTTCGCCATTCCCGCCGGCGCCCTCGCGGCGACGGCCACCTCGGTCGCCTATCTGTTCGCCCGGTCCGTGTACGACGACAACCTGGACGCCGAGACCTCGGCGGCGACCCTTGCGCTGTTCCTCACGGCCCTGTGGGCGCTGGCCATCATCGCCCGTCCTTACACCTGGTGGCGGATCCTGCTGGTGCTGACGATGGCGGTGTCGTTCGCCGTCGTGCTGGTGGTGCCGTATCTCCAGGAGTTCTTCCAGCTGAAGCTGGTCGGTGTCGCGGCGCCGTGGACGGCGGTCGCCTGTGCCGCGGTCGCCGGGCTGGTGCTGGAGTTCGTGTGGGCCCGTATGCGTCGGCGGTCGGCCGACGACTGA
- the trpC gene encoding indole-3-glycerol phosphate synthase TrpC gives MSDILATLVADAERQTERRRAVHPETELVMRAAAAPPPRDFAAALRQRGLGVIAEMKPRSPSKGPLTDDYRPAELARAYQGGGACALSVLTHEDGFAGSPDHLVVARDASDVPVLRKDFIVDEYQIVEARALGADALLLIVAALTPERLAELLSYTREYGMEALVEVHDEGEVDTALAAGAVVIGVNHRDLRDFSIDRTLSARLRDRVGSRRVMVGESGVRGAQDARELERAGVDAVLVGELLMRAVDPGATIKELIG, from the coding sequence GTGAGCGACATTCTGGCGACCCTCGTCGCAGACGCCGAACGGCAGACGGAACGGCGGCGCGCCGTCCACCCCGAGACGGAACTGGTCATGCGCGCCGCGGCCGCGCCCCCGCCGCGGGACTTCGCCGCCGCCCTGCGGCAGCGGGGCCTCGGCGTCATCGCCGAGATGAAGCCCCGCAGTCCCTCCAAGGGGCCGCTCACCGACGACTACCGCCCCGCCGAGCTGGCCCGCGCCTATCAGGGCGGCGGTGCCTGCGCCCTGTCGGTCCTCACCCACGAGGACGGCTTCGCGGGCAGCCCCGACCACCTCGTGGTCGCCCGGGACGCGTCCGATGTCCCCGTCCTGCGCAAGGACTTCATCGTCGACGAGTACCAGATCGTGGAGGCCAGGGCGCTGGGTGCGGACGCCCTGTTGCTCATCGTCGCCGCACTGACCCCCGAGCGGCTGGCCGAACTCCTCTCGTACACGCGCGAGTACGGCATGGAGGCGCTGGTCGAGGTGCACGACGAGGGCGAGGTGGACACCGCTCTGGCGGCGGGTGCCGTTGTCATCGGCGTCAACCACCGGGACCTGCGGGACTTCTCGATCGACCGGACTCTCTCCGCCCGGCTGCGCGATCGGGTGGGCAGCCGGCGGGTCATGGTCGGCGAGAGCGGTGTCCGCGGCGCGCAGGACGCACGCGAGCTGGAACGGGCGGGAGTGGACGCGGTCCTGGTCGGAGAACTGCTCATGCGGGCCGTGGATCCCGGCGCCACGATCAAGGAACTGATCGGCTGA
- a CDS encoding alpha-hydroxy acid oxidase → MTSAAPRAGEPLTLDDFAEHARRALPPDVWDFIAGGAGRERTLAANEAAFGTVRLRPRALPGIEEPDTSVEVFGSSWAAPVGIAPVAYHSLPHPDGETGTAAVAGRLGLPLVVSTFAGRTLEDVAGAADAPLWLQLYCFRYAETTLRLALRARDSGYQALVLTVDTPFTGRRLRDLRNGFAVPAHVTPANLAGAAAGSTTPGAHSYVGVTGGPVCSGSPSSRCPVPRTGRVRRESNAPYGRSRRAAGAPGACTWCPTAPTPRVSA, encoded by the coding sequence ATGACGTCCGCCGCCCCAAGGGCCGGGGAGCCGCTCACGCTCGACGACTTCGCCGAGCACGCACGGCGCGCACTACCGCCCGACGTATGGGATTTCATCGCGGGCGGCGCGGGCCGGGAGCGGACGCTGGCCGCCAACGAGGCCGCCTTCGGCACCGTGCGGCTGCGCCCCAGGGCACTGCCCGGCATCGAGGAGCCGGACACCTCCGTCGAGGTCTTCGGCTCCTCTTGGGCGGCGCCGGTCGGGATCGCACCCGTGGCCTACCATTCACTCCCTCATCCGGACGGCGAGACGGGAACGGCCGCCGTCGCGGGCCGGCTCGGGCTCCCGCTCGTCGTCAGCACCTTCGCGGGGCGGACCCTCGAGGACGTGGCCGGCGCGGCGGACGCCCCCCTGTGGCTCCAGCTGTACTGCTTCCGCTACGCCGAAACCACGCTCCGTCTCGCCCTCCGTGCACGCGACAGCGGCTACCAGGCCCTGGTGCTCACCGTCGACACCCCCTTCACCGGCCGTCGTCTGCGCGACCTGCGCAACGGCTTCGCGGTCCCCGCCCACGTGACCCCGGCCAACCTGGCCGGGGCCGCCGCGGGGAGCACGACCCCCGGAGCGCACAGCTACGTCGGCGTCACCGGCGGGCCAGTCTGCTCGGGATCCCCGTCGTCGCGGTGCCCGGTACCCCGCACGGGCCGAGTCCGGAGGGAATCGAACGCGCCGTACGGGAGATCGAGGCGAGCGGCCGGCGCGCCAGGTGCCTGTACGTGGTGCCCGACTGCTCCAACCCCGCGGGTGTCAGCATGA
- a CDS encoding AfsR/SARP family transcriptional regulator yields MSVHPIFPIIQGAGKPKKKEDIESGLEFRILGPLEVQMNGQGLTVGGPRQRAVLSALLLSVNQVVSCDSLIEKVWNGRPPRTARTQVAICIATLRKVFRSAGWGEETITTATPGYMLNLAGHSLDSLRFEQMVARATEWTAEDRPAEAAAALREALALWRGPALGGVYAPFAETEAARLDEQRMLAVEQQMALRLQLGEHQALLGELQALVGACPLRERLRYYLMLAQYRSGRRAEALTTFRDGMRHSIEEIGLELGAELQSLHDSILRDEFPQPAVPGIAAPLRDRPQPVPCQLPENDAYFIGRSREQWLMDDALLSDSPQLPSPIAYITGSPGIGKTSLAVNWAHRSAHRFPDGQLFADLRQDRTLDVLHQFLRWLGAEGPLPTDVPEAAERYRAMLKGKRVLLVLDHASSYAGLRHLLPGRGECRVIITGQADLDELLQKYSALRLRIGPLSDEESREVLTSVLRDSRAEESPRATRRLAALCGHTPPALRAAATKLLTKQHWRVSDLVRRLERSADRLAELSIGEDSLRARLDRSVRELDPLSAAAYRELSRLDGADFEAAEAAKVLGTDLLDAEDLIETLVDAQLLEVVSRGLSGEMRYRWQELVRLHAFHSLCAAPGLANCVG; encoded by the coding sequence ATGAGTGTTCACCCAATATTTCCCATAATTCAAGGAGCCGGCAAGCCGAAGAAGAAAGAAGACATCGAATCCGGCCTCGAATTTCGAATACTCGGGCCGCTCGAAGTTCAGATGAATGGCCAAGGGCTCACGGTCGGCGGACCTCGACAGCGGGCGGTCCTCTCCGCATTACTGCTCTCCGTGAATCAGGTCGTGTCCTGCGATTCACTGATAGAAAAGGTCTGGAACGGCCGCCCGCCGAGAACGGCCCGCACTCAGGTGGCGATCTGCATCGCCACCCTGCGCAAGGTCTTCCGCAGCGCGGGCTGGGGCGAGGAAACGATCACCACGGCCACCCCCGGCTACATGCTCAACCTCGCCGGGCACTCGCTCGACTCCCTGCGCTTCGAGCAAATGGTCGCCAGGGCGACGGAGTGGACGGCGGAGGATCGTCCGGCGGAGGCGGCGGCAGCCCTGCGGGAGGCGCTGGCACTGTGGCGCGGTCCGGCTCTCGGCGGCGTGTACGCACCCTTCGCCGAGACCGAGGCGGCCCGCCTCGACGAACAGCGGATGCTGGCCGTGGAGCAGCAGATGGCGCTGCGCCTCCAACTCGGCGAGCACCAGGCCCTGCTCGGCGAGCTCCAGGCGCTGGTCGGCGCCTGCCCGCTGCGCGAACGGCTGCGCTACTACCTGATGCTCGCCCAGTACCGTTCGGGCCGGCGCGCGGAGGCTCTCACGACATTCCGCGACGGAATGCGGCACTCCATTGAGGAGATCGGCCTCGAACTGGGCGCCGAACTGCAGTCGCTCCACGACTCGATCCTGCGGGACGAATTCCCTCAGCCCGCGGTCCCCGGCATCGCCGCGCCACTAAGGGACAGGCCTCAGCCGGTACCGTGTCAACTCCCGGAAAACGACGCGTACTTCATCGGTCGTAGTCGCGAGCAGTGGCTTATGGATGACGCGTTGCTCAGCGATTCTCCGCAGCTTCCCTCCCCCATCGCCTACATCACGGGAAGCCCGGGAATCGGAAAGACAAGCCTCGCTGTCAACTGGGCGCACCGGTCGGCCCACAGATTTCCGGATGGACAGCTGTTCGCGGACCTCCGGCAGGACCGGACCTTGGACGTGCTCCATCAGTTCCTTCGCTGGCTGGGCGCCGAGGGGCCGCTGCCCACGGACGTCCCGGAGGCCGCCGAGCGCTATCGAGCGATGTTGAAGGGCAAGCGCGTCCTGCTGGTCCTCGACCACGCGTCGTCGTATGCCGGGCTGCGTCATCTCCTGCCCGGGAGGGGCGAGTGCCGCGTCATCATCACCGGACAGGCCGACCTTGATGAACTCCTGCAGAAGTACAGCGCCCTTCGGCTGCGCATCGGCCCGCTGTCCGACGAGGAGTCGCGGGAGGTGCTGACCAGCGTGCTGCGGGACTCCAGGGCCGAGGAGTCCCCCCGGGCCACCCGACGGCTCGCCGCGCTGTGCGGCCACACGCCGCCGGCGCTGCGCGCCGCGGCGACCAAGTTGCTCACCAAGCAGCACTGGCGGGTGTCCGACCTGGTACGCCGCCTGGAACGCTCTGCCGACCGGCTGGCGGAACTCAGCATCGGTGAGGACTCGCTGCGCGCCCGACTCGACCGCAGCGTCAGGGAGTTGGATCCACTGTCGGCGGCCGCCTACCGGGAGTTGAGCCGTCTCGACGGCGCCGACTTCGAGGCGGCGGAGGCGGCGAAGGTGCTCGGCACGGATCTGCTGGATGCCGAAGACCTCATCGAGACCCTGGTGGACGCGCAGCTCCTGGAAGTGGTGAGCCGCGGCCTCTCCGGCGAGATGCGCTACCGATGGCAGGAGTTGGTGCGACTGCACGCGTTCCACTCCCTGTGCGCCGCCCCCGGCTTGGCCAACTGCGTCGGCTGA